One genomic window of Hyphomonas adhaerens MHS-3 includes the following:
- a CDS encoding TetR/AcrR family transcriptional regulator, translating into MATDETTQDETHTPDGRRLRSERNKQKIVTAMMELVREGDYDPSVASIAERAGVGLRTVFRHFDDVDTLYREMSGQMEARILPEIAKPLTEETWQAQVKEMMERRIRIFEDIMPLRICARVRRFRSDFLMANHKRFVAHETAALSLALPKEVLDNEPLKLAFDVALSFDTWRRLRQDQEFSRTKATATLEAMLDALIAAAE; encoded by the coding sequence ATGGCGACAGACGAGACCACGCAGGACGAAACCCACACCCCGGATGGCCGCAGGCTCAGATCTGAACGCAACAAGCAGAAGATCGTCACCGCGATGATGGAACTGGTGCGCGAGGGAGACTACGACCCGAGTGTAGCCAGCATTGCAGAACGGGCCGGCGTGGGCCTGCGGACCGTGTTCCGCCATTTCGACGATGTCGACACGCTCTACCGCGAGATGTCCGGCCAGATGGAAGCCCGCATCCTGCCCGAGATCGCGAAGCCGCTGACCGAGGAAACCTGGCAAGCCCAGGTCAAGGAGATGATGGAGCGCCGCATCCGCATCTTCGAAGACATCATGCCCCTCCGGATCTGCGCGCGGGTCAGACGCTTCCGGTCAGACTTCCTCATGGCTAACCACAAGAGGTTTGTCGCGCATGAGACGGCCGCCCTTTCCCTCGCGCTTCCCAAGGAAGTGCTGGACAACGAACCGCTGAAACTGGCGTTCGACGTGGCGCTGAGCTTCGACACCTGGCGCCGCCTTCGCCAGGATCAGGAATTCTCCCGGACCAAAGCCACCGCTACGCTCGAAGCCATGCTGGATGCCCTTATCGCAGCAGCGGAATGA